One Nicotiana tomentosiformis chromosome 4, ASM39032v3, whole genome shotgun sequence genomic window carries:
- the LOC104117673 gene encoding 3-ketoacyl-CoA synthase 4, giving the protein MDGGAGTQVNTTRGGDEPVGVQIQQSRRLPDFLQSVNLKYVKLGYHYLISNLLTLCLIPVMAVILIEASQMNPDDIRQLWLHLKYNLVFVIICSAVLVFGSTVYIMTRPRPVYLVDYSCYKAPDELKAPYERFMQHSRLTGDFDESSLEFQRKILERSGLGDETYVPEAMHYLPPQPSMQAARGEAEQVMFGALDNLFANTSVKPKDIGVLVVNCSLFNPTPSLSAMIVNKYKLRGNIRSFNLGGMGCSAGVIAVDLAKDMLQVHRNTYAVVVSTENITQNWYFGNKKSMLIPNCLFRVGGAAVLLSNKSVDRRRAKYKLVHVVRTHRGADDKAFRCVYQEQDDAGKTGVSLSKDLMAIAGGALKTNITTLGPLVLPISEQLLFFATLIIKKICNKHVKPYIPDFKLAFDHFCIHAGGRAVIDELEKNLQLTQVHVEASRMTLHRFGNTSSSSIWYELAYTEAKGRMRKGNKVWQIAFGSGFKCNSAVWQALRNVKPSQKGPWEDCIDRYPVKVVS; this is encoded by the coding sequence ATGGACGGAGGCGCCGGCACTCAAGTCAACACCACCCGTGGCGGCGATGAACCAGTCGGAGTTCAGATCCAGCAGAGTCGGAGGTTGCCGGATTTCCTTCAGAGTGTAAACTTGAAGTACGTTAAATTAGGCTACCATTACTTGATCTCTAATTTATTGACTCTTTGTTTGATTCCTGTAATGGCTGTGATTTTAATTGAAGCTTCACAAATGAATCCTGATGATATTCGTCAGTTATGGCTACATTTGAAGTATAATCTAGTCTTTGTTATTATTTGTTCGGCGGTTTTAGTTTTCGGATCCACGGTTTACATCATGACCCGGCCGCGCCCGGTTTATTTGGTTGATTACTCTTGTTATAAAGCTCCTGATGAACTCAAGGCTCCTTATGAACGGTTCATGCAGCACTCGCGGCTCACCGGTGATTTCGATGAGTCTTCGCTTGAGTTTCAGCGGAAGATTCTAGAACGTTCTGGCCTCGGAGACGAGACCTATGTTCCCGAGGCCATGCATTATCTTCCCCCACAGCCTTCTATGCAGGCTGCCAGGGGAGAAGCTGAGCAAGTTATGTTTGGTGCACTGGATAATTTGTTTGCTAATACCTCTGTGAAACCTAAGGATATAGGTGTACTTGTTGTAAATTGTAGTTTGTTCAATCCGACGCCATCGCTTTCGGCTATGATTGTGAACAAGTATAAGTTGAGAGGTAATATAAGGAGTTTTAACCTGGGAGGTATGGGTTGTAGTGCTGGTGTGATTGCGGTTGATCTTGCTAAGGACATGTTGCAAGTGCACAGGAATACCTATGCTGTTGTTGTTAGTACTGAGAATATTACTCAGAATTGGTATTTTGGGAATAAGAAGTCCATGTTGATACCAAATTGTTTGTTTAGAGTCGGGGGTGCAGCTGTTCTGCTGTCTAACAAGTCTGTGGATAGAAGAAGAGCAAAATATAAGCTTGTTCATGTTGTTAGGACACATCGTGGGGCTGATGATAAGGCGTTTCGTTGTGTTTACCAAGAACAGGATGATGCTGGGAAAACTGGGGTATCTTTATCGAAAGATCTCATGGCAATCGCTGGTGGAGCACTTAAGACGAATATCACTACCTTGGGTCCTCTTGTTCTACCCATCAGCGAGCAGCTTCTGTTCTTTGCTACTCTGATAATTAAGAAAATATGCAATAAGCATGTGAAGCCTTATATTCCAGATTTCAAGTTGGCTTTTGATCATTTCTGCATACATGCTGGTGGAAGAGCCGTTATTGACGAGCTAGAAAAGAATTTGCAGCTGACGCAGGTTCATGTTGAGGCATCTCGAATGACACTGCACCGCTTTGGAAATACTTCGTCCAGCTCCATCTGGTATGAACTGGCGTATACAGAGGCCAAAGGAAGAATGCGGAAAGGTAACAAAGTTTGGCAGATTGCATTTGGAAGTGGTTTTAAATGTAATAGTGCTGTTTGGCAGGCATTACGAAATGTAAAGCCTTCTCAGAAGGGTCCCTGGGAAGATTGTATTGACAGGTATCCTGTAAAAGTAGTCTCATAG